The uncultured Roseibium sp. genome contains a region encoding:
- a CDS encoding PLP-dependent aminotransferase family protein, whose product MPVQIHRDLLAAIRDGRLPGGVRLPSSRSAAEGLGVSRSTVNTAYDLLRAEGVLTIRPGTAPEVIAPQVLNARERPATPPALSHRGRNLALNPRASSYAADSGIMHPGAPAESLFPADEWAQALRRAARHRHGELANYDTAFGHPALRRILAERLATDRGIRADPEQILITTGTQASLALTAQVMTDAGETVAMEDPGFMGARAAFLGAGLEIAPVPVDEHGLKPDHVPGGARLIYVTPSNQYPLGYRLSLPRRLALLDRAQAQNALVIEDDYDSEFLWRGREIAALAAHGESGGVVYLGTAAKVLMPALRIGWMVVPAALVGPMRAAHRNLGLMANLHAQLALAEMMRSGRYRAHLRRIARAYEARGNALAASLGQIEGIEVHPPDGGVQLTVRFPDGRDETPALSALAEAGFRPARLSAYCLAEPLNGLIVGFADATQERIERFVEVLGKAVG is encoded by the coding sequence ATGCCCGTTCAGATCCACCGCGATCTGCTCGCCGCGATCCGTGACGGGCGGCTACCCGGAGGGGTGCGACTGCCATCGAGCCGGTCCGCAGCAGAAGGGCTCGGAGTTTCGCGCAGCACGGTGAACACCGCCTACGACCTGCTGCGCGCAGAGGGTGTGCTCACGATCCGTCCGGGGACAGCGCCCGAGGTGATCGCCCCGCAGGTTCTGAACGCCCGTGAGAGGCCCGCGACCCCTCCGGCTTTGTCGCACCGGGGCCGAAACCTCGCCCTGAACCCGCGCGCTTCAAGCTATGCCGCCGACAGCGGTATCATGCACCCTGGTGCACCGGCGGAAAGCCTGTTTCCCGCCGACGAATGGGCACAAGCTCTGCGCCGCGCCGCCCGGCACCGCCACGGAGAGCTTGCCAATTACGACACAGCCTTCGGTCACCCTGCCCTGCGCCGGATCCTGGCCGAGAGACTGGCAACCGACCGGGGGATCCGAGCCGATCCGGAGCAGATCCTGATCACCACCGGCACGCAGGCGTCGCTGGCACTGACCGCCCAGGTGATGACGGATGCGGGCGAGACGGTTGCCATGGAAGACCCCGGCTTCATGGGCGCGCGCGCCGCCTTCCTCGGTGCCGGGCTTGAGATCGCCCCGGTTCCCGTGGACGAACACGGCCTCAAGCCCGACCATGTCCCCGGCGGTGCACGCCTGATCTACGTCACCCCGTCCAACCAGTATCCGCTCGGTTATCGCCTGTCCCTGCCCCGGCGGCTGGCGCTTCTGGATCGCGCACAGGCACAAAACGCGCTCGTGATCGAGGATGACTACGACAGCGAATTCCTTTGGCGCGGCCGGGAGATCGCAGCCCTTGCCGCCCATGGCGAAAGCGGCGGGGTCGTCTATCTGGGCACGGCGGCGAAAGTGCTGATGCCGGCGCTCAGGATCGGCTGGATGGTGGTGCCCGCCGCTTTGGTCGGCCCCATGCGCGCCGCCCACCGCAACCTCGGCCTCATGGCCAATCTCCATGCCCAGCTCGCCCTGGCGGAGATGATGCGCTCCGGTCGTTACCGCGCCCATCTCCGCCGCATCGCCCGCGCCTATGAGGCCCGAGGCAACGCGCTTGCCGCCTCTCTCGGCCAGATCGAAGGGATTGAGGTCCATCCGCCCGACGGCGGTGTGCAACTGACGGTCCGTTTTCCCGATGGCCGCGACGAAACTCCGGCGCTGTCCGCACTTGCCGAAGCCGGCTTCCGACCGGCCCGCCTGTCGGCTTATTGCCTGGCGGAACCGCTGAACGGCCTGATCGTTGGCTTCGCGGATGCCACTCAGGAGCGTATTGAACGCTTCGTTGAAGTGCTTGGAAAAGCGGTGGGCTAA
- a CDS encoding pyridoxamine 5'-phosphate oxidase family protein, protein MPPETETRTLPAYARARQPKRARYDEETIHGILDAGLVGHAGFVADDRPMVIPMAYARVGGTLYLHGASKTRIARLDGVPMCMTVTQLTGIVAARSGMHHSVNYRSAVVHGTARHVEGDEFDAALEAITDHLLPGRTAEIRPMTAQERKATGVVALDIDHASAKVRTGPPVDDEEDHALGLWAGVVPVTTALGTGVQDAYTPDGMVEPASIAAARRKFA, encoded by the coding sequence ATGCCGCCTGAAACCGAGACCAGGACACTGCCCGCCTACGCCCGCGCCCGGCAGCCGAAACGCGCCCGCTACGACGAGGAAACGATCCACGGCATCCTTGATGCCGGTCTTGTCGGCCATGCGGGTTTCGTCGCCGATGACCGCCCGATGGTGATCCCGATGGCCTACGCGAGGGTGGGCGGCACGCTCTATCTGCACGGTGCGTCCAAGACCCGGATCGCGCGGTTGGACGGCGTGCCGATGTGCATGACCGTCACGCAACTGACCGGTATCGTTGCGGCCCGCTCGGGAATGCATCATTCGGTCAACTACCGGTCCGCCGTGGTGCATGGAACCGCGCGCCATGTGGAGGGAGATGAATTCGATGCGGCGCTGGAAGCGATCACCGACCATCTGCTGCCGGGCCGCACCGCCGAAATCCGCCCGATGACCGCCCAGGAACGCAAGGCGACCGGGGTCGTGGCGCTCGATATCGACCACGCCAGCGCCAAGGTCCGCACCGGGCCACCGGTCGACGACGAGGAAGACCATGCGCTCGGTCTGTGGGCCGGGGTCGTGCCGGTTACGACGGCGCTGGGCACCGGCGTTCAGGACGCCTACACGCCGGATGGTATGGTGGAACCTGCGTCGATCGCCGCCGCTCGCCGGAAATTCGCCTGA
- a CDS encoding HEAT repeat domain-containing protein: protein MSDRYEPQSDFLRAVIADEAPLTGGELAEANLRLLIKMTSDADLSNRDWATFLLSQEDTDTEAVRAALIRAAQDENEFVRAEAVLGLAKRDPTLALPLVQNALKADSVACPMFQAAEYCAHPSLVDDLRRWTKPSGEPFLDSCAADALAACESGVRPDI, encoded by the coding sequence ATGAGCGACCGATACGAACCGCAATCGGATTTTCTGCGTGCCGTCATAGCCGATGAGGCGCCACTTACCGGCGGGGAGTTGGCCGAAGCCAATCTGCGTCTTCTGATAAAAATGACATCCGATGCAGATCTGTCCAATCGGGACTGGGCGACATTCCTCCTTTCCCAGGAAGACACGGATACCGAGGCTGTTCGCGCTGCGTTGATCCGCGCTGCCCAGGATGAGAATGAATTCGTCCGGGCCGAAGCTGTGCTCGGTCTGGCCAAACGCGATCCGACGCTCGCGCTGCCGCTCGTACAGAATGCACTAAAGGCCGATAGCGTGGCATGTCCAATGTTTCAAGCAGCCGAGTACTGCGCGCACCCTTCCCTTGTCGACGACTTGCGCAGGTGGACCAAACCATCTGGCGAGCCGTTTTTAGACAGCTGTGCAGCCGATGCTCTGGCAGCCTGTGAGAGCGGTGTTCGCCCCGATATTTGA
- a CDS encoding TetR family transcriptional regulator — translation MSRVPPETNSASPVENDGTDRAVTDKRILRGEATRDRVLDAAERCFAADGFDAVSIRQIAAEAEVTLGVVGFHSKSKRELFRTVLARRVEPLNIARRERLAALTASKEGLTVHGLVDAYLTPYLEYASGGDPQWRAYAALIARIVSDDRYYREVRDLYDPVALEYMDAFETLYPNASKKDLATLLTLTVSSLLSIVASRERISGLSHKEIPATPLDYRKALVDFCAGGIERTLGGMGSGT, via the coding sequence ATGTCAAGAGTGCCGCCCGAAACAAATTCCGCAAGCCCCGTCGAAAACGATGGGACGGACCGTGCTGTCACGGACAAGCGCATCCTGCGCGGCGAGGCGACCCGCGATCGGGTGCTCGATGCGGCCGAGCGCTGTTTCGCCGCCGACGGCTTCGACGCGGTCTCCATCCGCCAGATCGCAGCCGAGGCGGAAGTAACCCTCGGCGTCGTCGGGTTCCACAGCAAATCCAAAAGGGAATTGTTCCGAACGGTGCTGGCACGCCGTGTGGAGCCGTTGAACATTGCCCGGCGGGAGCGGCTCGCCGCCCTGACCGCCTCCAAAGAAGGCCTGACCGTCCACGGGCTGGTGGACGCCTATCTCACGCCTTACCTGGAATATGCCTCCGGCGGCGACCCGCAATGGCGGGCCTATGCGGCCCTGATTGCCCGCATCGTCTCCGACGACCGCTATTACCGCGAGGTCCGCGACCTCTACGATCCGGTCGCGCTGGAATACATGGACGCCTTCGAGACGCTCTATCCGAACGCCTCGAAGAAGGATCTGGCAACGCTTCTGACCCTGACAGTCTCGAGCCTGCTCTCCATTGTCGCCAGCCGCGAACGCATCAGCGGGCTCTCCCATAAGGAGATCCCGGCGACGCCACTCGACTACCGAAAAGCACTGGTTGATTTCTGCGCGGGCGGGATAGAGCGGACGCTGGGTGGGATGGGATCTGGTACTTGA
- a CDS encoding C4-dicarboxylate TRAP transporter substrate-binding protein: MDLKTMLRGGLAALVLSASALGARAETIDVTAVAGHPPVFLWVKTLSESYIPAVNKALEGTDYKIDWTEAYGGTLAKVGGEAEALEDGLAQIGIVASLFEPSLLSLQNITYVTPFGSDNVDLVLNTVDQMHEDIPAMRKLWEDLDLEYLGGGFGLEDYLLMTTFPVNSLADLKGRKINAPGPAVNWLENTGAVGVAGNLTTYYNDIQTGVADGVIVFPTAAAAAKLQEVAPYVTRTHFGAQYAGGLVAKKSWFDEQPKEVQDALKAGVQAFATAYRSGLEQRVAAAFKKMEEGGAKISELPEAERDAWANALPPIAANWAKDLDAKGLPGTEVVKTYMTRLHEAGVKLPRDWAAE, from the coding sequence ATGGATTTGAAAACCATGCTGCGCGGCGGTCTGGCCGCGCTGGTCCTGTCCGCGTCGGCGCTTGGCGCGCGCGCCGAGACCATCGACGTGACCGCCGTTGCCGGCCATCCGCCGGTGTTCCTTTGGGTGAAGACCCTGTCGGAAAGTTATATTCCGGCGGTCAACAAGGCCCTGGAAGGCACCGATTACAAGATCGACTGGACGGAAGCCTACGGCGGCACGCTCGCCAAGGTGGGGGGAGAGGCGGAAGCCCTCGAAGACGGCCTGGCCCAGATCGGCATCGTGGCGAGCCTGTTCGAGCCCTCGCTTCTGTCGCTGCAGAACATCACCTATGTCACGCCGTTCGGCTCCGACAATGTGGATCTTGTGCTCAACACTGTCGACCAGATGCACGAGGACATTCCGGCGATGCGCAAGCTCTGGGAGGACTTGGATCTTGAATATCTCGGCGGCGGCTTCGGTCTGGAAGACTACCTGCTGATGACCACGTTTCCGGTCAACAGCCTGGCCGACCTCAAGGGCCGCAAGATCAACGCCCCCGGGCCGGCCGTGAACTGGCTGGAAAACACCGGCGCGGTTGGTGTCGCCGGCAATCTGACCACCTACTACAACGACATCCAGACCGGCGTTGCCGACGGGGTGATCGTGTTCCCGACGGCAGCGGCCGCCGCCAAGCTGCAGGAAGTGGCGCCCTATGTCACCCGCACCCATTTCGGCGCGCAATATGCCGGTGGACTGGTCGCGAAGAAGAGCTGGTTCGACGAACAGCCCAAGGAAGTCCAGGACGCGTTGAAGGCAGGCGTGCAGGCCTTCGCCACCGCCTATCGCAGCGGCCTGGAGCAGCGTGTTGCCGCGGCCTTCAAGAAGATGGAAGAGGGCGGGGCGAAGATTTCCGAACTGCCGGAGGCCGAAAGGGATGCCTGGGCAAATGCCCTGCCGCCGATCGCTGCGAACTGGGCCAAGGATCTGGACGCCAAGGGCCTTCCGGGCACCGAGGTGGTCAAGACCTACATGACCCGGCTGCATGAGGCCGGCGTCAAGCTGCCGCGCGACTGGGCCGCCGAGTAA
- a CDS encoding TRAP transporter small permease, translating to MAGTVPTEDTAGQDKPGRLTRLADGVMAVANVTATAWILVIMVLILADVLGRNLFLHPIAGVPEMVKFSIVGIVFLQISHTHRRGEMIRSDGILGLVSGRRPKLGAAMDLGAQLCGVAMSLALAWAVWPKATRAFRRNEMEGIAGHFQMPVWPFLVIVTIGSLLLALSFALEAFRAGKRMRGA from the coding sequence ATGGCCGGAACGGTCCCAACTGAAGACACGGCCGGGCAGGACAAGCCCGGCCGGCTGACCCGGCTGGCGGACGGGGTGATGGCGGTGGCGAATGTCACCGCCACCGCCTGGATCCTCGTGATTATGGTGCTGATCCTCGCCGATGTCCTGGGCCGAAACCTGTTCCTGCACCCGATTGCGGGTGTTCCCGAGATGGTGAAGTTCTCCATTGTCGGGATCGTCTTTTTGCAGATTTCCCATACCCACCGGCGCGGCGAGATGATCCGCTCCGACGGTATTCTCGGGCTGGTGTCCGGGCGTCGTCCGAAGTTGGGCGCGGCCATGGATCTCGGCGCCCAGCTCTGCGGCGTCGCCATGAGCCTGGCGCTTGCCTGGGCGGTCTGGCCGAAGGCAACGCGTGCCTTCCGCCGGAACGAAATGGAAGGCATTGCCGGCCATTTCCAGATGCCGGTCTGGCCGTTCCTGGTGATCGTCACCATCGGGTCCCTGCTATTGGCGCTGTCCTTCGCGCTGGAGGCGTTCAGGGCCGGAAAACGCATGCGGGGGGCATGA
- a CDS encoding TRAP transporter large permease subunit — protein MMDPIYVGLLSLVGIAITIYSGVHVAIALAGISLLGVWAITGKLVLAFNFVALAATDSIADYTFGVVPLFVLMGLAVAEAGLGRDTFTIVARGLRRWRGGLGVATVISNAIFAAITGISIASAAVFSRVAVPEMVRAGTNRSVAVGVVAGSSVLGMLIPPSLLLILFAILTDSSVGDLFLGGIGPGLLLTLAYIVYLSVLGWMRPDLFGSKEVEETPEEEHTPTWLILPVAALAFVVLAGIYMGVFTPTEAGAVGAASALVIGMGMRRIGMKSSWRIAQQTGHVTAAVCFLIIGASIYGRMLGFSGLPAAITNWAVSTGVGPIGFLFAFAVLLTVMGTVLDSSSIMLITVPLAYPITQQLGIDPVHFGLVTVISVEIGLLTPPLGLSVFVVQSTLRDTGVTLAEVFKGAAPFAAIMATVLTLVILFPEIVLAIVGR, from the coding sequence ATGATGGATCCGATCTATGTCGGGCTTCTGTCCCTCGTGGGCATTGCCATCACGATCTACAGCGGCGTGCACGTCGCCATCGCCCTTGCCGGGATTTCGCTGCTCGGCGTCTGGGCGATCACGGGCAAACTTGTTCTTGCTTTCAACTTCGTGGCGCTCGCCGCCACGGACAGCATCGCCGACTATACCTTCGGCGTCGTGCCGCTGTTTGTACTGATGGGGCTTGCCGTCGCCGAAGCCGGTCTCGGTCGGGATACGTTCACCATCGTTGCGCGCGGACTTCGCCGCTGGAGGGGCGGGCTCGGGGTCGCCACGGTGATTTCCAACGCGATCTTTGCCGCGATTACTGGGATTTCGATAGCCTCCGCCGCCGTCTTCAGCCGGGTGGCCGTGCCTGAAATGGTCCGCGCCGGCACCAACCGGTCCGTGGCGGTCGGTGTCGTTGCCGGCTCGTCGGTGCTCGGCATGCTGATCCCGCCGTCGCTACTTTTGATCCTGTTCGCCATCCTGACCGACAGCTCCGTCGGCGACCTGTTTCTCGGCGGTATCGGTCCGGGCCTGCTGCTGACGCTTGCCTATATCGTCTATCTGTCCGTTCTCGGCTGGATGCGCCCAGATCTGTTCGGCTCGAAAGAGGTGGAAGAGACGCCGGAGGAGGAACACACGCCCACCTGGCTGATTCTTCCCGTCGCGGCGCTCGCCTTCGTCGTGTTGGCCGGCATCTATATGGGTGTTTTCACACCGACCGAGGCGGGCGCCGTCGGGGCCGCCTCAGCGCTCGTCATCGGAATGGGCATGCGCCGGATCGGGATGAAGTCCAGCTGGCGGATTGCCCAGCAAACGGGTCATGTCACCGCTGCTGTCTGCTTCCTCATCATCGGCGCCTCGATCTATGGCCGGATGCTCGGCTTTTCCGGTCTGCCGGCGGCCATCACCAACTGGGCGGTTTCCACCGGTGTCGGGCCGATTGGCTTCCTGTTTGCCTTCGCCGTGCTGCTGACGGTCATGGGAACGGTGCTCGACAGCTCGTCGATCATGCTAATCACCGTGCCGCTCGCTTATCCGATCACCCAGCAGCTCGGCATCGACCCGGTGCATTTCGGGCTGGTGACGGTGATCTCGGTGGAAATCGGGCTCCTGACCCCACCGCTCGGCCTGTCGGTCTTCGTCGTGCAATCCACCTTGCGCGACACCGGCGTGACATTGGCGGAAGTCTTCAAGGGGGCGGCGCCCTTCGCCGCGATCATGGCCACGGTCCTGACCCTGGTGATCCTGTTTCCCGAAATCGTGCTGGCCATCGTTGGCCGCTAA
- a CDS encoding cyclase family protein: MRLIDLARPLENTTYADPPGLAPSIEYFGHKDTSEEMLKFFPGVTPDRLPGGEGWAVEQVTISTHNGTHLDAPYHYHSTMDGGKRAITIDEVPLEWCMGPGVKLDFRELPDGHVVSAGEVEAELDRIGHELKPGDIVLVNTAASAVYGTPEYVPSGCGMGREATLYLTERGVRVTGTDAWSWDAPFIYTAKKVAETGDADLIWEGHRAGMVRGYCHIEKLANLEQLPGTGFEVMCFPVKIKAASAGWCRPVALIRD, translated from the coding sequence ATGCGGTTGATTGATCTCGCCCGTCCTTTGGAAAACACCACCTACGCCGATCCGCCGGGACTGGCGCCGAGCATCGAGTATTTCGGCCACAAGGACACGTCCGAGGAGATGCTGAAGTTCTTCCCGGGCGTGACGCCTGACCGTCTGCCGGGCGGAGAGGGCTGGGCCGTGGAACAGGTCACCATCAGCACCCACAACGGTACTCATCTGGATGCACCCTATCACTACCATTCCACCATGGACGGCGGGAAACGGGCGATCACCATCGATGAGGTGCCGCTGGAATGGTGCATGGGGCCGGGGGTCAAGCTCGATTTTCGCGAACTTCCGGACGGTCATGTGGTCAGCGCGGGGGAAGTGGAAGCCGAACTCGACAGGATCGGCCACGAATTGAAGCCGGGCGATATCGTCCTGGTCAATACGGCGGCATCTGCTGTCTACGGAACGCCGGAGTACGTGCCGAGCGGCTGCGGTATGGGGCGCGAAGCGACGCTCTACCTGACGGAGCGCGGTGTGCGCGTGACCGGAACCGACGCCTGGAGCTGGGACGCCCCGTTTATCTACACGGCAAAGAAGGTGGCCGAGACCGGCGATGCCGACCTGATCTGGGAAGGGCACCGGGCGGGCATGGTGCGCGGCTACTGCCATATCGAGAAGCTCGCCAACCTGGAGCAGCTTCCGGGAACCGGCTTCGAGGTCATGTGCTTCCCGGTGAAGATCAAGGCGGCCTCCGCTGGCTGGTGCCGCCCGGTAGCGCTCATTCGCGATTGA
- a CDS encoding fumarylacetoacetate hydrolase family protein: MKLATFDAGNGPRLGSVTPNGIVDLTATGDPRLGSMQALIEAGEAGLEAARTAEQAATVMASDGGRLLAPLPCPPQIRDASTFPRHIANAPNGMQRLLAELAGEPDPGPAEGEVAEIYRKQPIFYITNRFSVAGPEDEVLWPRYSRYMDYELEVAVVIGKGGKNIAREDAFDHVFGYTIFNDFSARDAQIKEMAGWLGPAKGKSFDAGNAFGPVIVTRDEIPDPRTLKTVARINGRVVTDTTMAPMLHGFDDMIAFISADETLHPGEIIGSGTVNDGCGLERFEFLKDGDVVELEVEGIGLLRNRVRVQT; this comes from the coding sequence ATGAAACTTGCGACATTCGACGCCGGCAACGGCCCGCGTCTCGGCTCCGTCACGCCCAACGGCATCGTCGATCTGACGGCCACAGGCGATCCGAGGCTTGGCTCCATGCAGGCACTGATCGAGGCGGGTGAGGCCGGGCTCGAAGCGGCCCGCACCGCGGAACAGGCCGCAACGGTGATGGCATCGGACGGGGGCCGCCTGCTTGCCCCTCTGCCGTGCCCGCCGCAGATCCGCGATGCCTCGACGTTCCCGCGCCATATCGCCAATGCGCCCAACGGCATGCAGCGCCTGCTTGCCGAACTGGCAGGCGAACCCGACCCAGGCCCGGCGGAAGGGGAGGTCGCGGAGATTTACCGCAAGCAGCCGATCTTCTACATCACCAATCGGTTCTCGGTCGCGGGGCCGGAGGACGAGGTCCTGTGGCCGCGCTATTCCCGCTACATGGACTATGAGCTGGAAGTCGCCGTCGTCATCGGCAAGGGCGGCAAGAACATCGCGCGTGAGGACGCTTTCGACCACGTCTTCGGCTACACAATCTTCAACGACTTCTCCGCCAGGGATGCCCAGATTAAGGAAATGGCCGGCTGGCTCGGTCCGGCCAAGGGCAAGAGCTTCGATGCCGGCAATGCCTTCGGTCCGGTCATCGTCACCCGCGACGAAATCCCCGATCCGCGAACCCTGAAAACCGTGGCGCGGATCAACGGCCGGGTTGTGACCGACACCACAATGGCGCCGATGCTCCACGGCTTCGACGACATGATTGCTTTCATTTCAGCTGACGAAACTCTCCATCCGGGTGAGATTATCGGCTCCGGCACCGTCAACGATGGCTGCGGGCTGGAGCGCTTCGAGTTCCTGAAAGACGGCGATGTGGTCGAACTGGAGGTCGAGGGCATTGGCCTCCTGCGCAACCGGGTTCGCGTTCAGACCTGA
- a CDS encoding helix-turn-helix transcriptional regulator: MITSSQLRAARALLGIDQRTLAELSNLSVPTIQRMEASEAVIRGNVDSLMKLIAGLEKAGIELVAEGAVSDRGGRGVRLKPDFDPARISATGNGAGSGEGHGDD, translated from the coding sequence GTGATCACGTCTTCCCAATTGCGCGCCGCAAGGGCGCTGCTCGGTATCGATCAGCGTACGCTCGCCGAATTGTCCAATCTGTCGGTTCCGACCATTCAGCGTATGGAAGCAAGCGAAGCGGTCATTCGCGGCAATGTGGATTCGCTTATGAAGTTGATCGCGGGCCTCGAAAAGGCCGGTATCGAGCTGGTCGCGGAGGGCGCGGTCAGCGACAGGGGCGGGCGTGGTGTCCGGTTGAAGCCGGATTTCGATCCGGCGAGGATTTCAGCCACCGGGAACGGAGCCGGTTCGGGAGAAGGGCATGGCGACGATTGA
- the hyfB gene encoding hydrogenase 4 subunit B: MATIDVSFFLWGIAGLLIVAVAAVALGRSAAASNLVYTATLILSVAMLVMLAFHLVSAPASVLKTTLPIGLPWIGASFKLDILSAFFLAVVNFGGAMASLYGLGYGRHEEAPHRVLPFFAAFLAGMNLVVLADDAFAFLLSWEFMSLASWALVVSHHRSEASLRAGFIYLVMASFGTLSLLLAFGLLAGPGGGYGFDTIRAMPHAPLVVAIVFILMLLGAGSKAGLVPLHVWLPLAHPAAPSHVSALMSGVMTKVAIYGFIRVVFDLLGEPAWWSSAVLIMLGGITAALGILYALMETDLKRLLACSTIENIGVIFVSLGLALAFRSNAMGLAAALAFTAALFHILNHSIFKSLLFFGAGAVINATGERDMEKLGGLIHRMPYTSFAFLIGCVAISALPPLNGFVSEWLTFQAILQSPELPQWGLKIIVPAVGGLLALSAALAAACFVRAFGITFLGRARSDVAGQAHEVDRFSLSAMFVLAALCLAAGVLPGFVIDGLAPVTQAFVGDSLPSQAHLPWLTIAPIAEARSSYNGLLVFFFIAITGWGAAFIVHNLASRRIRRSAAWDCGFPDPRPQTQYSASSFAQPVRRVFGSLVFRAREVVDMPLPGDLRAARLTVEVRDLVWDWLYTPISRGIAFAAVRLNRLQFLTIRQYLSLVFLALVSLLLVLALWT, from the coding sequence ATGGCGACGATTGACGTCTCCTTCTTTTTGTGGGGTATCGCGGGCCTCCTGATCGTGGCGGTCGCAGCCGTTGCGCTGGGCCGCTCGGCGGCCGCAAGCAATCTGGTCTATACGGCAACCCTGATCCTCTCTGTCGCCATGCTGGTCATGCTGGCGTTCCATCTGGTTTCGGCTCCTGCCTCCGTGTTGAAGACGACCCTGCCGATCGGGCTGCCTTGGATCGGCGCCAGTTTCAAGCTCGATATCCTGTCCGCCTTTTTCCTGGCTGTCGTGAATTTCGGCGGCGCGATGGCGAGTCTCTACGGCCTCGGTTACGGTCGTCACGAAGAGGCGCCGCACCGGGTGTTGCCGTTCTTTGCCGCCTTTCTTGCGGGCATGAATCTGGTTGTTCTGGCCGACGACGCTTTCGCCTTCCTGTTGTCCTGGGAGTTCATGTCGCTCGCTTCCTGGGCGCTGGTCGTGTCGCATCATCGCTCGGAAGCCAGCCTGCGCGCCGGCTTCATCTATCTGGTCATGGCAAGCTTCGGCACCCTGTCCCTGCTGCTTGCCTTCGGCCTGCTGGCGGGGCCGGGGGGTGGCTACGGGTTCGACACCATCCGCGCCATGCCGCACGCGCCGCTGGTGGTTGCCATCGTCTTCATCCTTATGCTGCTGGGGGCCGGGTCCAAGGCCGGCCTGGTACCGCTGCATGTCTGGCTGCCGCTGGCTCATCCGGCAGCACCCAGCCACGTCTCCGCGCTGATGAGCGGTGTCATGACCAAGGTGGCGATCTACGGTTTCATCCGCGTGGTGTTCGATCTTCTGGGCGAACCCGCCTGGTGGTCCAGCGCGGTGCTGATCATGCTGGGCGGTATCACGGCGGCTCTCGGCATCCTCTACGCGCTGATGGAAACGGATCTGAAACGGCTGCTTGCCTGCTCGACCATCGAGAATATCGGCGTGATCTTCGTCAGCCTCGGGCTGGCGCTCGCGTTTCGCTCAAATGCGATGGGACTGGCGGCCGCCCTCGCGTTTACCGCCGCCCTGTTCCACATCCTCAACCACTCGATCTTCAAGAGCCTGCTGTTCTTCGGGGCCGGGGCGGTGATCAACGCAACAGGCGAGCGTGACATGGAAAAGCTCGGCGGGCTGATCCACCGCATGCCTTATACGAGCTTTGCCTTCCTGATTGGGTGTGTGGCGATCTCCGCCCTGCCGCCGCTCAACGGCTTCGTGTCGGAATGGCTGACCTTCCAGGCGATTCTGCAAAGTCCGGAACTGCCCCAGTGGGGACTCAAGATCATCGTGCCCGCTGTCGGCGGACTGCTTGCCTTGTCGGCGGCTCTGGCCGCTGCCTGTTTCGTCCGGGCCTTCGGTATCACCTTCCTGGGCCGGGCGCGTTCCGATGTGGCCGGTCAGGCGCACGAAGTCGACCGGTTCTCGCTGTCGGCGATGTTCGTGCTCGCGGCCCTGTGCCTTGCCGCCGGCGTCCTGCCCGGTTTCGTCATCGACGGGTTGGCACCGGTCACGCAGGCCTTCGTGGGCGACAGCCTTCCGTCTCAGGCGCATCTGCCTTGGCTCACGATCGCGCCGATTGCGGAAGCCCGCAGCTCCTATAACGGTCTGCTCGTCTTCTTCTTTATCGCCATCACCGGCTGGGGCGCGGCCTTCATTGTTCATAATCTCGCGTCCCGCCGGATCCGGCGCAGTGCCGCGTGGGATTGCGGCTTCCCCGATCCCCGGCCGCAGACGCAATACTCGGCGAGCAGCTTTGCTCAGCCGGTCCGTCGCGTGTTCGGTTCGCTGGTGTTCCGGGCGCGGGAGGTTGTGGACATGCCGTTGCCCGGCGATCTGCGGGCCGCGCGGCTGACCGTGGAGGTACGCGACCTTGTCTGGGACTGGCTCTACACGCCGATCTCCCGCGGGATCGCCTTCGCCGCCGTTCGGCTCAATCGGCTGCAATTCCTCACCATCCGGCAATACCTGAGCCTCGTTTTCCTTGCCCTGGTCTCCCTCCTTCTGGTGCTTGCCCTATGGACCTGA